In Pyrus communis chromosome 1, drPyrComm1.1, whole genome shotgun sequence, the following are encoded in one genomic region:
- the LOC137747149 gene encoding beta-glucosidase 13-like produces MIKLGFILLIVLGYAVATAKPKPKHKDYASSDVHHVFNRSSFPPGFIFGSAGAAFQFEGAAKEGGRGPCVWDTFTHKYPDKITDRSNGDVAADSYHRYKEDVGILKDMGWDFYRFSISWSRLLPNGKLSGGVNKEGLKYYQNLLNELQANGIKPFVTLFHWDFPQALEDEYLGFLSPTSVSHFVDFAELCFKEFGDKVKHWITLNEPQTYSVQGYSVGAFAPGRCSNHTKCKEGGNSATEPYLAAHHQLIAHAAAVKVYREKYQASQKGLIGITVNSGWSVPFSNSTEDKAAAIRALDFSYGWYMNPVTKGRYPKIMQTLIGSRLPKFTKEQSNMLKGSCDFIGLNYYSSSYAKDVPVQAAQPSQSTDAKVESLNNRNGVPIGPMAASDWLYIYPRGLLDLLTYTRKKYKNPVIYITENGVDEANDPKLSLEEALLDNQRIKYYDEHLYYVQEAIRKGVNVKGFFAWALLDNFEWANGYTVRFGIIYVDFKNGQKRHYKLSARWWKNLLKGNSHSGSKHNSSKGSIKNSGSKPKSSKGHKPKSSKGDIL; encoded by the exons ATGATTAAGTTAGGTTTCATCCTCCTCATTGTTCTTGGCTATGCAGTCGCAACTgccaagccaaagccaaagcaTAAAGATTATGCTTCAAGTGACGTTCATCACGTCTTCAACCGGAGCAGTTTTCCCCCTGGTTTCATATTCGGATCTGCCGGAGCGGCTTTTCAG TTTGAAGGTGCTGCAAAAGAAGGGGGTAGAGGACCATGTGTTTGGGATACATTCACTCACAAATATCCAG ATAAGATAACGGACCGCAGCAATGGAGATGTGGCTGCTGATTCATATCATCGATATAAG GAAGATGTTGGGATTCTCAAGGATATGGGTTGGGATTTTTACAGATTTTCCATCTCATGGTCTCGGTTGTTACCTA ATGGTAAGCTAAGTGGGGGAGTGAACAAGGAAGGACTAAAATATTACCAAAACCTCCTCAATGAGCTTCAAGCCAATG GTATAAAACCCTTTGTGACACTCTTTCATTGGGATTTTCCCCAGGCTTTGGAGGATGAGTATCTTGGCTTCTTAAGCCCTACCAGTGT GAGTCATTTTGTGGACTTCGCAGAACTTTGCTTTAAAGAATTTGGTGACAAAGTTAAGCACTGGATCACGTTAAATGAGCCTCAAACTTATAGCGTCCAAGGTTATTCAGTCGGAGCATTTGCTCCAGGCCGATGCTCTAACCATACAAAATGCAAAGAGGGTGGAAACTCGGCAACGGAGCCATATTTGGCCGCGCATCACCAACTTATAGCTCATGCAGCCGCTGTAAAAGTGTATAGAGAAAAGTACCAG GCTTCACAAAAGGGCCTGATCGGAATAACAGTTAACTCAGGTTGGTCTGTTCCATTTTCTAATTCAACAGAAGATAAAGCAGCTGCAATTAGAGCACTTGATTTTTCATATGGATG GTATATGAATCCAGTGACAAAGGGTCGATATCCAAAGATTATGCAAACCCTAATTGGAAGTCGATTGCCCAAGTTCACCAAAGAGCAATCCAATATGCTAAAGGGTTCGTGTGATTTTATTGGGTTGAATTACTACTCATCGTCTTATGCAAAAGATGTTCCTGTTCAGGCTGCACAGCCAAGCCAGTCAACCGACGCTAAGGTCGAATCATTAA ACAACCGCAATGGAGTCCCCATTGGTCCAATG GCCGCTTCAGATTGGCTTTATATTTATCCACGAGGACTTCTAGATCTATTAACTTACACAAGGAAAAAGTATAAAAATCCAGTTATTTACATCACAGAAAATG gAGTTGACGAGGCAAATGATCCCAAATTATCACTCGAGGAAGCTCTCCTCGACAATCAAAGAATTAAATATTACGATGAGCATCTTTATTATGTTCAAGAAGCCATTAG GAAGGGCGTTAATGTGAAAGGGTTCTTTGCGTGGGCTTTGCTTGACAACTTTGAATGGGCTAACGGTTACACTGTCAGGTTTGGTATcatatatgtggattttaaAAACGGACAAAAAAGACATTACAAACTCTCAGCTCGTTGGTGGAAGAATCTTCTTAAAGGTAATTCCCACTCGGGTTCTAAACATAATTCCTCAAAGGGCAGCATCAAAAACTCGGgttcaaaacctaaatcctCAAAGGGCCACAAACCTAAATCCTCAAAGGGCGACATCCTTTAA